One window from the genome of Cyclobacterium amurskyense encodes:
- a CDS encoding PAS domain-containing sensor histidine kinase: MSSDSYQLALMPLLAVNPEPVTGQTVVGFSVYNNYWFLAIAFIFLLAIIYGVCIFIQQTKDRGILKITLQKKNREIAEREDQFRIVWNNSQEGMVLSVFGGKVISANPTICKMAEVSEDELIENGLQHLFRDTDFYEKVRNEIADELNSNTKSTVIREFEMPLKSGDREIEVSISKMKENFEGNMLFLNVFRDISKKKSYEKGLEIAKDKAEEVSRLKGNIISNMSHEIRTPLNGILGSTEYISQIRSEDKELLEHLNIIKESGERLLNTITNILDLSSLESDELNIVLEKTNVNDFVSKILINHKSVGIKKGILVTSKFLTKPFNAKIERKYLQIIINNIVGNSVKYSEKGLIQVVIENFENQLIIVVHDQGIGISKDYLDKLFYPFEQESTGFNRKFEGSGLGLAITKHLVEKLNGQIQVESEKGNGTLVRISIPLCI, encoded by the coding sequence ATGTCCTCGGATAGCTACCAGTTGGCCTTGATGCCCTTATTGGCTGTAAATCCTGAACCTGTGACCGGGCAGACCGTGGTTGGTTTTTCAGTTTATAATAATTATTGGTTTTTAGCAATTGCTTTCATTTTTTTACTTGCAATCATTTATGGAGTATGTATTTTTATTCAGCAGACAAAAGACAGAGGGATATTAAAAATCACACTTCAAAAGAAAAATAGAGAGATCGCAGAAAGGGAGGATCAATTTAGAATAGTCTGGAACAATTCTCAAGAAGGCATGGTACTGTCTGTTTTTGGAGGGAAGGTTATTTCTGCTAATCCCACCATTTGTAAAATGGCAGAGGTGAGCGAGGATGAGTTGATTGAAAATGGGCTTCAGCATTTGTTTCGCGACACAGATTTCTACGAAAAGGTAAGGAATGAAATAGCTGATGAACTTAACTCAAATACCAAAAGTACCGTAATACGAGAATTTGAAATGCCTTTGAAATCGGGAGATAGGGAGATAGAAGTTTCCATTTCCAAAATGAAGGAAAACTTTGAAGGGAATATGTTGTTCTTGAATGTTTTTCGAGATATTTCGAAGAAAAAATCTTATGAGAAGGGCTTGGAAATAGCCAAAGATAAGGCGGAGGAGGTAAGTCGATTGAAAGGGAATATCATTTCTAATATGAGTCATGAAATTCGCACACCCTTAAATGGTATTCTTGGCAGTACTGAATACATAAGCCAAATTAGGTCGGAAGACAAGGAACTTTTGGAGCATTTGAATATTATTAAGGAAAGTGGAGAACGCTTACTCAATACCATTACCAATATACTGGATTTGTCTTCATTGGAGTCCGATGAGCTGAATATTGTTTTAGAAAAAACCAATGTAAATGATTTTGTTTCAAAAATATTGATAAATCATAAATCCGTAGGGATTAAAAAAGGTATATTAGTCACTTCAAAATTTTTAACTAAACCCTTTAACGCAAAAATCGAGAGAAAGTACCTTCAAATTATTATCAATAATATCGTTGGTAATTCGGTTAAATATTCAGAAAAGGGACTTATTCAAGTTGTAATTGAAAACTTTGAAAATCAATTGATTATAGTAGTACATGATCAAGGTATAGGTATTAGTAAAGATTATTTGGACAAATTGTTTTACCCTTTTGAACAAGAAAGTACCGGTTTTAACCGTAAATTTGAAGGATCAGGCCTTGGATTAGCCATTACCAAACACTTGGTTGAAAAGTTAAATGGTCAAATTCAAGTTGAAAGTGAAAAAGGTAATGGTACTTTAGTGCGGATTTCAATACCACTTTGTATATAA